A stretch of Gemmatimonadaceae bacterium DNA encodes these proteins:
- a CDS encoding zf-HC2 domain-containing protein, whose product MHETSPAVPPGIPVFDCEQTVRRLWDYLDGQLGSVDRRAVDAHLADCDRCPPHFEFERRFLETVRAARDLTLTPDAAQSQALREHVVAMLVTKGELQSPGNSR is encoded by the coding sequence ATGCACGAGACGTCCCCTGCGGTTCCCCCGGGCATCCCGGTGTTCGATTGCGAACAGACGGTCAGGCGGCTGTGGGACTATCTCGACGGTCAACTCGGATCAGTCGACCGGCGTGCGGTGGACGCGCATCTCGCCGATTGCGATCGCTGCCCGCCGCACTTCGAGTTCGAGCGGCGTTTTCTGGAAACCGTGCGCGCAGCCCGCGATCTCACACTGACACCGGATGCGGCACAGTCACAGGCGCTGCGCGAGCACGTGGTGGCGATGCTGGTGACGAAAGGTGAACTGCAGAGCCCTGGGAACTCGAGATGA
- a CDS encoding sigma-70 family RNA polymerase sigma factor: MTDAEAGSQFDTAALACLDHVARFARSLARDESDADDLVQETYLRAFRSRHTFQPDGDMRRWLFTICKHAFLRDRERNAREMVSLDGDPTDETLAAVRLHNQLVASDDVQLLDRLDLAPAVATALTALSLPLRMAVVLVDLEGYDYADAAEIMQVPIGTVRSRLFRARRVLQESLMQFGRDAGLLPSAAPRGA, translated from the coding sequence GTGACCGATGCCGAAGCAGGCTCCCAGTTCGACACGGCCGCGCTGGCGTGCCTCGACCATGTCGCGCGGTTCGCCAGGTCGCTCGCCCGTGACGAGTCGGATGCGGATGATCTCGTGCAGGAGACGTATCTCCGTGCGTTCCGCAGTCGACACACGTTCCAACCCGACGGGGATATGCGTCGTTGGCTCTTCACCATCTGCAAGCACGCGTTCCTGCGCGATCGTGAGCGGAACGCGCGTGAGATGGTTTCCCTGGACGGCGATCCGACGGACGAAACGCTGGCCGCGGTGCGGCTGCACAATCAGCTGGTCGCGTCGGACGATGTCCAGTTGCTCGACCGCCTCGATCTGGCCCCCGCGGTGGCGACCGCGCTGACCGCGTTGAGTCTGCCTTTGCGGATGGCCGTCGTGCTGGTTGATCTCGAGGGTTACGACTATGCGGACGCCGCCGAGATCATGCAGGTCCCCATTGGCACAGTCCGTTCGCGGCTGTTTCGCGCGCGACGCGTGCTGCAGGAATCCCTGATGCAATTCGGCCGTGACGCCGGATTGCTCCCGTCCGCCGCCCCACGAGGTGCATGA
- a CDS encoding DUF1343 domain-containing protein has protein sequence MSTHVQFGVDRLCGNPSLLAGARRVALVTNDAARLAADTTALSRVAMLDAGVPLVRLFGPEHGLSATAADGAAVPDDFDTRTGLPVVSLYGHHMRPTAESLRDVDAVLYDIPDVGARFYTYTWTLYHVLAACEDAGVPVVVLDRPNPLGGELSQAEGPMLDLATRSFVGEDVIPVRHQLTLGELARLWQRERFPAVALTVVRCAGWRRAMHWTDTGLTWVPTSPAMPTYDSARCYPGLCLFEATNLSVGRGTDGPFQWVGAPWLDSARVLQAIARLSPNTGCTAQHFTPTMAPYKGELCQSIQVNRATASRPGIVALGLLLMAAIASTHDGQFQWAAYPTAANPGGTGHFERLVGRRDIRAVFESTPDAIDAAVVARWTTVDGWGERVREVLCYAS, from the coding sequence GTGTCCACTCACGTCCAATTCGGGGTCGATCGACTGTGCGGTAACCCGTCGCTTTTGGCCGGCGCGCGACGGGTCGCACTGGTGACCAACGACGCCGCCCGCCTGGCCGCCGACACGACGGCGCTGTCGCGCGTGGCCATGCTCGACGCCGGCGTTCCGCTGGTGCGACTCTTCGGTCCGGAGCACGGGCTGTCGGCAACGGCCGCCGATGGCGCGGCGGTGCCTGATGACTTCGACACACGCACCGGGCTTCCGGTGGTGTCGTTGTACGGCCACCATATGCGCCCTACTGCAGAATCGCTCCGTGACGTGGATGCCGTGCTCTATGACATTCCGGACGTCGGTGCCCGGTTCTATACCTATACCTGGACGCTGTACCACGTGCTGGCGGCCTGCGAAGACGCCGGTGTGCCAGTGGTGGTGCTTGATCGGCCAAATCCGCTGGGTGGTGAGCTGTCGCAGGCGGAGGGGCCGATGCTGGATCTCGCCACCCGCTCATTCGTCGGCGAGGACGTCATCCCCGTGCGACATCAACTCACGCTCGGGGAACTCGCGCGATTGTGGCAACGCGAACGGTTTCCGGCGGTCGCGCTCACCGTGGTGCGATGTGCTGGCTGGCGTCGGGCGATGCACTGGACGGACACCGGATTGACCTGGGTGCCGACGTCCCCGGCCATGCCCACGTACGACAGCGCCCGATGCTACCCCGGACTGTGTCTTTTCGAGGCCACGAACCTCAGCGTTGGTCGCGGCACCGATGGACCGTTTCAGTGGGTGGGTGCCCCGTGGCTGGATAGCGCACGTGTGCTGCAGGCAATTGCCCGGTTGTCGCCGAACACTGGGTGCACCGCGCAGCACTTCACGCCGACCATGGCACCGTACAAGGGCGAATTGTGCCAGAGCATTCAGGTCAACCGGGCGACGGCGAGTAGGCCTGGCATTGTGGCGCTGGGTCTGTTGCTGATGGCGGCAATCGCCAGCACTCACGACGGGCAGTTTCAGTGGGCTGCGTATCCGACTGCCGCCAATCCCGGCGGCACCGGGCACTTCGAACGGCTGGTCGGGCGGCGCGATATCCGTGCGGTCTTCGAGTCAACGCCCGACGCCATTGATGCGGCCGTGGTGGCCAGGTGGACGACCGTCGACGGGTGGGGCGAGCGCGTACGCGAAGTGCTTTGCTACGCGTCGTGA
- a CDS encoding GlsB/YeaQ/YmgE family stress response membrane protein has protein sequence MGLIWTLCIGLVAGAIAKFLMPGKDPGGFIITIVLGVAGAFVGTWLGQMLGWYDQGAQAGLIASVIGAMILLFVYRLIKGKQTP, from the coding sequence ATGGGTCTCATTTGGACACTGTGCATCGGTTTGGTCGCGGGTGCGATTGCCAAGTTCCTCATGCCGGGGAAGGATCCCGGCGGCTTCATCATCACGATTGTCCTCGGTGTGGCCGGTGCGTTTGTCGGCACCTGGCTGGGTCAGATGCTGGGGTGGTATGACCAGGGCGCGCAGGCGGGGCTGATCGCCAGCGTCATCGGCGCCATGATCCTGCTGTTCGTGTACCGACTGATCAAAGGCAAGCAGACCCCGTAG
- a CDS encoding VOC family protein — protein MTTGARKTGDFCWINILTPHPGAAREFFGALLGWTYLEIPGMGHRVQVSGRDIGGMFDLDGPNTPPGTPPGIGVMVRVDNADAMVASVNALGGTAQPAFDIGPQGRMADCRDPNGANIDLWQPSQSPGMEADSTLHGAPSWFEARTTNVDGAAAFYTQLFGWTTEVMSMPGAPYTSFKLGNEAVAGMMQITPEMGSMPPHWAVYFTVNDIDATAGDAVARGGSICVPVRDIPGVGRFCGIISPQGVMFYTIQYTAVTSAA, from the coding sequence ATGACGACGGGCGCTCGAAAGACGGGCGATTTCTGCTGGATCAATATCCTCACGCCGCACCCAGGCGCCGCGCGCGAGTTCTTCGGTGCACTGCTCGGTTGGACCTACCTTGAGATCCCAGGCATGGGACACCGCGTCCAGGTGAGTGGGCGAGACATTGGGGGCATGTTCGACCTGGACGGCCCCAATACGCCTCCCGGCACGCCGCCCGGGATCGGCGTCATGGTCAGGGTCGACAACGCCGACGCGATGGTGGCCAGCGTCAATGCCCTCGGCGGGACGGCGCAACCGGCCTTCGACATTGGCCCCCAAGGCCGCATGGCCGACTGTCGCGACCCAAACGGGGCCAATATCGACCTGTGGCAGCCCAGCCAGTCACCGGGTATGGAGGCGGACAGCACGCTCCACGGCGCGCCAAGCTGGTTTGAAGCCAGGACCACCAATGTCGACGGTGCGGCCGCGTTCTATACACAGCTGTTCGGTTGGACCACCGAGGTCATGTCCATGCCGGGCGCGCCCTATACGAGTTTCAAGCTGGGGAACGAGGCGGTCGCGGGCATGATGCAGATCACGCCGGAAATGGGTTCCATGCCGCCGCACTGGGCAGTGTACTTCACCGTGAACGACATCGACGCGACCGCAGGCGACGCGGTGGCACGCGGTGGTTCGATCTGCGTGCCGGTGCGCGACATTCCAGGCGTTGGTCGCTTCTGCGGGATCATCTCACCGCAGGGGGTCATGTTCTACACCATTCAGTATACGGCGGTCACATCAGCCGCTTGA
- a CDS encoding FAD-dependent oxidoreductase, whose product MAVTDVSDPRYYHKVVDCQWACPAHTNVPGYLRLIAQGRYDDSYLLNRESNVFPGILGRTCDRPCEPACRRGRVEDTPVAICRLKRVAADHRGDISDRLPKAPLIKNGKRVALVGAGPSALTVANDLLPLGYDVTIYEKNVQPGGLMRVNIPAFRLPAQVLDEECGYIIDMGATVKYGTTVESLSSLLGEGYDAVYVGSGAPKGKELDIPGRWDAPDQVHIGIEWLANIHFKHSETIEPRVIIIGVGNTAMDCCRTAKRVGAKDVKVIARRGRKHFKASPWELEDAEEEHVEIIENHAPKRFVVEHGKLVGMEFERLQWTTDATGRETSTVLETRLIPCDTVILAIGQDNAFPFIERDIGMAFDAKGMPVVDKTTHQSTRPEVFFGGDAAWGPQNIIWAVAHGHAAAISIDAHCQGRSVSERPPVGMTLVSAKVGMHSWAYENDYDASKRSKMQHEDLTKRFSGIGVEVELGFTAEQAATEVQRCLNCDIQTHFTAPLCIECDACVDVCPTNCLTITTNSSPIDELRTRLSAPALNLAQEIFVSPALPQTKRVMVKDEDVCLHCGLCAERCPTAAWDMRTFDLKLAYAGLIDGQVTR is encoded by the coding sequence ATGGCCGTTACAGACGTCTCAGATCCGCGGTATTACCACAAGGTGGTGGACTGTCAGTGGGCGTGTCCGGCTCACACCAACGTCCCCGGCTACCTCCGCCTGATCGCCCAAGGGCGGTACGATGATTCGTACCTGCTCAACCGCGAGTCGAACGTCTTTCCGGGCATCCTCGGGCGGACTTGCGACCGTCCCTGCGAGCCGGCCTGCCGGCGTGGGCGAGTCGAGGACACACCGGTCGCCATTTGTCGGCTCAAGCGCGTGGCCGCCGACCATCGCGGCGACATCTCCGACCGCCTGCCCAAGGCTCCGCTGATCAAGAACGGCAAGCGGGTGGCGCTGGTGGGTGCCGGGCCGTCGGCGCTGACCGTGGCCAACGACCTGCTGCCGTTGGGCTACGACGTCACCATCTACGAGAAGAACGTCCAGCCGGGCGGGCTGATGCGGGTGAACATCCCGGCGTTTCGCCTGCCGGCCCAGGTGCTGGACGAAGAGTGCGGCTATATCATCGACATGGGTGCCACGGTGAAGTACGGCACCACGGTCGAGAGCCTGTCGTCACTGCTGGGCGAAGGCTACGACGCGGTGTACGTGGGCAGTGGCGCCCCCAAGGGGAAGGAGCTCGATATCCCGGGCCGCTGGGACGCGCCCGATCAGGTCCACATCGGCATCGAGTGGCTGGCCAACATCCACTTCAAGCACAGCGAGACCATCGAGCCGCGGGTGATCATCATTGGCGTGGGCAATACGGCCATGGACTGTTGCCGCACGGCCAAGCGCGTTGGCGCCAAGGATGTGAAGGTGATTGCGCGTCGTGGCCGGAAGCATTTCAAGGCCTCCCCGTGGGAACTCGAGGACGCCGAGGAAGAGCACGTCGAGATCATCGAGAATCATGCGCCCAAGCGCTTCGTGGTCGAGCACGGCAAGCTGGTGGGCATGGAATTCGAGCGCCTGCAGTGGACGACCGACGCCACGGGCCGCGAGACGAGCACGGTGCTGGAAACGCGCCTCATCCCCTGCGACACGGTGATTCTCGCGATCGGGCAGGACAACGCGTTCCCGTTCATCGAGCGCGACATCGGCATGGCATTTGACGCGAAGGGCATGCCGGTGGTGGACAAGACCACCCATCAGAGCACGCGCCCCGAGGTGTTCTTTGGCGGCGACGCGGCGTGGGGACCCCAGAACATCATCTGGGCCGTCGCGCACGGACACGCGGCGGCGATCTCCATCGATGCGCACTGTCAGGGGCGTTCGGTGAGCGAGCGTCCGCCGGTGGGCATGACGCTGGTGAGCGCCAAGGTGGGGATGCACAGCTGGGCGTACGAGAACGACTACGACGCGTCCAAGCGCTCGAAGATGCAGCACGAGGATCTCACGAAGCGCTTCAGCGGGATCGGCGTGGAAGTCGAACTCGGGTTCACCGCCGAACAGGCGGCGACGGAAGTGCAACGCTGCCTGAATTGCGACATCCAGACGCACTTCACCGCGCCGTTGTGCATTGAATGCGACGCCTGCGTGGATGTGTGTCCCACCAATTGCCTCACCATCACCACCAACAGCAGCCCCATCGACGAGTTGCGCACGCGACTCTCGGCGCCGGCGTTGAATCTGGCGCAGGAGATCTTCGTGTCCCCCGCCCTCCCGCAAACCAAGCGCGTGATGGTGAAGGACGAAGATGTGTGCCTGCACTGCGGCCTCTGCGCCGAACGCTGTCCCACCGCGGCGTGGGATATGCGCACGTTCGACCTCAAGCTCGCGTACGCCGGACTAATTGACGGACAGGTGACCCGATGA
- a CDS encoding 2-oxoacid:acceptor oxidoreductase subunit alpha, translated as MSGINDFAFKMGTVNGTGSASANSLLMQAIFRMGIPVTGKNVFPSNIQGLPTWYEIRVSKDGYTARPSAVDMVVALNPSTYAKDVATVRPGGYLLYDSTWPLDPDLVREGITILGIPFGGMCVEAFQKDRDRTLLRNIAYVGALAALLDIDMDIVGQMLTEKYGKKPQLLDANHKAIKLGYDYAKANYTCPLPFRLEKMDATGDSILMDGNTACALGALYAGATVGAWYPITPATALMEAFKSFCEKYRVDKDTGLNNYAILQAEDELAAAGITIGAGWAGARAFTNTSGPGISLMQEFIGLAYYTEIPSVFFDVQRCGPATGMPTRTQQADLMSLAYASHGDTKHIVLFPANPKECFEMSVESFDIAERFQTPVFVASDLDIGMNDWMVKRLEWDDSYRPDRGKVLDAAALEKIQKFSRYLDVDGDGIAARTLPGVGGKGAYFVRGSGHDKHAAYTEDSDAYQEVVDRLTRKFAHAATQMPKPAIHRQDGAEVGLVTVGGCDAAVREAADLLHAQGIPVDVMRIRAFPFGVEVSDFLAQHERTFVIEQNRDGQLRSMIGIELGVARDSLIPILDYGGMPLTAKVVVDAVTAHFAGVTV; from the coding sequence ATGAGCGGCATCAACGATTTCGCGTTCAAGATGGGCACCGTGAACGGCACGGGCTCGGCCAGCGCCAACAGCTTGTTGATGCAGGCGATCTTTCGCATGGGCATCCCGGTCACAGGGAAGAACGTCTTCCCGTCCAACATTCAGGGCCTGCCCACGTGGTACGAAATCCGGGTCAGCAAGGACGGCTACACGGCGCGTCCATCGGCGGTGGACATGGTGGTGGCGCTCAATCCGTCCACGTACGCCAAGGACGTGGCCACGGTGCGCCCCGGCGGCTATCTGCTGTACGACTCCACCTGGCCGCTCGACCCCGATCTGGTGCGCGAAGGCATCACGATTCTGGGGATTCCGTTCGGTGGCATGTGCGTGGAAGCGTTCCAGAAGGACCGCGATCGCACGCTGCTGCGCAATATCGCCTATGTGGGCGCGTTGGCCGCGCTGCTCGACATCGACATGGATATCGTGGGGCAGATGCTCACCGAGAAGTACGGCAAGAAGCCGCAACTGCTTGATGCGAATCACAAGGCCATCAAGCTGGGCTACGACTACGCCAAGGCCAACTACACCTGTCCGCTGCCCTTCCGGTTGGAGAAGATGGACGCGACCGGCGATTCCATTTTGATGGACGGCAACACGGCCTGCGCGCTGGGCGCGTTGTACGCGGGAGCGACCGTTGGTGCGTGGTATCCCATCACCCCGGCCACGGCGTTGATGGAAGCGTTCAAGAGCTTCTGCGAGAAGTACCGCGTGGACAAGGACACAGGGCTCAACAACTACGCCATTCTGCAGGCGGAAGACGAACTCGCGGCGGCCGGCATCACCATCGGCGCCGGATGGGCGGGGGCGCGCGCGTTCACGAACACGTCGGGGCCCGGCATCTCGCTGATGCAGGAGTTCATCGGGCTGGCGTACTACACGGAAATTCCGTCGGTGTTTTTCGACGTGCAGCGCTGCGGGCCGGCCACGGGCATGCCCACGCGCACGCAGCAGGCCGACCTGATGTCGCTGGCGTATGCGTCACACGGCGATACCAAGCATATCGTGCTGTTCCCCGCCAACCCGAAAGAGTGCTTCGAGATGTCGGTGGAGTCATTCGACATTGCCGAACGGTTCCAGACGCCCGTGTTCGTGGCGTCCGATCTCGACATCGGCATGAACGACTGGATGGTGAAGCGCCTGGAATGGGATGACAGCTATCGCCCCGATCGCGGCAAGGTGCTGGACGCGGCGGCGCTGGAGAAGATCCAGAAATTCTCGCGCTATCTCGATGTGGACGGTGATGGCATTGCGGCGCGTACACTACCGGGTGTGGGTGGCAAGGGTGCGTATTTCGTGCGCGGATCGGGCCACGACAAGCATGCGGCGTACACCGAGGACTCCGACGCGTATCAGGAAGTGGTGGACCGTCTCACGCGCAAGTTTGCGCACGCGGCCACCCAGATGCCCAAGCCGGCCATTCATCGCCAGGACGGCGCCGAGGTGGGGTTGGTGACCGTTGGTGGCTGTGACGCGGCGGTGCGCGAGGCGGCCGACCTGTTGCACGCGCAGGGCATTCCGGTGGACGTGATGCGCATTCGCGCGTTCCCGTTTGGCGTGGAAGTGAGCGATTTCCTGGCGCAACACGAGCGGACGTTCGTGATTGAGCAGAATCGCGACGGCCAGCTGCGCTCGATGATTGGCATCGAGCTGGGTGTCGCGCGTGACAGCCTGATCCCCATTCTCGATTACGGCGGTATGCCGCTCACCGCGAAGGTCGTGGTGGACGCCGTGACCGCGCATTTCGCCGGAGTGACCGTATGA
- a CDS encoding 2-oxoacid:ferredoxin oxidoreductase subunit beta translates to MTSIAKPPVRHPSSRTNGLGFVLRDYEGAMSTLCAGCGHDSVTAALVQTAWELDLEPHRVAKMSGIGCSSKTTAYFMKQSHGFNSVHGRMPSVTSGAAAANRDLTYIGISGDGDSLSIGLGQMSHAIRRGVNMLYVLENNGVYGLTKGQFSAAADIGSTSKKGEANQQPPIDPVLLALTLGVSFVARSFSGDKKQLVPILKAGISHKGFALVDVISPCVSFNDHEGSTKSYKFTREHEVESVHTDFVALRREITIPETQEDVSVVQMHDGTSVRLRATAPDYDPTDRESAYAHVRACQARGEIATGLLFIDESKRDMHDFMNTIPTPLVDVPFEKLSPGKAALEKLMDRYR, encoded by the coding sequence ATGACGTCGATTGCGAAGCCTCCCGTTCGTCACCCCAGTTCGCGCACCAATGGCCTGGGATTCGTGCTCCGCGACTACGAAGGTGCGATGTCCACGTTGTGCGCCGGCTGCGGCCACGACTCGGTCACGGCGGCGCTCGTGCAGACCGCGTGGGAACTCGATCTGGAACCGCATCGCGTGGCCAAGATGAGCGGCATCGGGTGCTCATCGAAGACTACGGCGTATTTCATGAAGCAGTCGCACGGATTCAACTCCGTGCACGGACGCATGCCCTCGGTGACGTCCGGCGCCGCCGCGGCCAATCGTGATCTCACCTATATCGGCATTTCCGGCGACGGCGATTCGCTGTCCATTGGCCTGGGCCAGATGTCGCACGCCATCCGGCGTGGCGTGAACATGCTGTACGTGCTGGAGAACAACGGCGTGTACGGACTCACCAAGGGCCAGTTCTCTGCCGCGGCCGATATCGGGTCGACGTCCAAGAAGGGCGAAGCCAACCAACAGCCTCCGATTGATCCGGTGCTGCTGGCGCTCACGTTGGGCGTCTCGTTTGTGGCCCGTTCGTTCTCGGGCGACAAGAAGCAGCTCGTGCCTATCCTGAAGGCCGGCATCTCGCACAAGGGATTTGCGCTGGTGGATGTGATCTCTCCGTGCGTGTCGTTCAACGACCACGAAGGGTCCACCAAGAGCTACAAGTTCACGCGCGAGCATGAGGTGGAATCGGTGCACACCGATTTTGTGGCCCTGCGGCGCGAGATCACCATTCCCGAGACGCAGGAAGACGTGTCGGTGGTGCAGATGCATGACGGCACGAGCGTGCGCCTGCGCGCCACGGCGCCGGATTACGATCCCACCGATCGCGAGTCGGCGTACGCGCACGTGCGCGCGTGTCAGGCCCGCGGCGAGATCGCCACGGGATTGCTGTTCATCGATGAAAGCAAGCGCGACATGCACGACTTCATGAACACGATCCCGACGCCGCTGGTGGACGTGCCGTTCGAGAAGCTGAGTCCGGGCAAAGCGGCACTGGAGAAGCTGATGGATCGCTATCGGTAG
- a CDS encoding GNAT family N-acetyltransferase yields MADAAGRRRDHSSTIRRALDILRDEGVIPLIFRILGETVYRRMLVFETDLVGQVFAPDEHCRWLRTDEVGAYARFHPALSEDEVKRRRQAGHRCWVYADDDGRIVHGFWFAAQGAWLEYLQMELRLEPGQVYLYQSWTAPEHRGRGLAPTTARALKHVLKAEGIARTVACVQPDRAVVYSTHARSGATPTAYIGWFRIGPWRWTFRRTTDHLPFYAPAPRTQTPTTA; encoded by the coding sequence ATGGCCGACGCTGCGGGCCGACGCCGCGATCACTCGTCGACAATTCGTCGCGCACTCGACATTCTGCGCGACGAAGGCGTCATCCCGCTGATCTTCAGGATCCTCGGGGAGACCGTGTACCGGCGGATGCTGGTGTTCGAGACTGACCTTGTGGGGCAGGTGTTTGCGCCCGACGAACACTGCCGATGGTTGCGCACCGACGAGGTGGGGGCGTACGCACGGTTTCACCCGGCGCTCTCCGAGGACGAGGTCAAGCGCCGCCGGCAGGCGGGCCATCGGTGCTGGGTGTATGCGGACGATGACGGCCGCATCGTGCACGGGTTCTGGTTCGCTGCCCAGGGCGCGTGGCTGGAGTATCTGCAAATGGAACTGCGACTCGAGCCCGGGCAGGTGTATTTGTATCAGTCCTGGACTGCCCCGGAGCACCGCGGGCGGGGCCTGGCACCCACGACGGCGCGGGCATTGAAGCACGTGTTGAAAGCCGAGGGCATCGCGCGCACCGTGGCCTGCGTGCAGCCCGACCGCGCCGTCGTCTACTCAACCCATGCTCGCAGCGGCGCCACACCCACCGCGTACATTGGATGGTTCCGGATCGGGCCGTGGCGCTGGACGTTCCGCCGAACGACCGATCACCTGCCTTTCTACGCCCCCGCGCCACGCACCCAAACGCCGACGACGGCGTGA
- a CDS encoding phenylacetate--CoA ligase family protein: protein MKASLPSRIAWSAYTFAQARRETRIPWLPTERLLTIQRRRVQHIVRYAQRHVPFYRDAMATLGLRPDEFRDADDLARLPLIDGATYGADPARFQSTDERLGDVLTISSSGTTGRTKAFRYDGRALVLALAHGHRQRHVLAHFTGRLAGYRELNLQRDGSVSTQIRNYYEEHLWTPRRVDLTRESLTPGELPLAAEVARINAFRPDVIIGYGSYLGALYRSINARGLTMHTPTVLVYGADGMAAADRRYIEQQLGIPVVSMYQSTESLRIGFQCERRQGLHLSIDAVAVRVVDTDGRTVAPGEAGHVVLSNLTNRATVLLNYRLGDVAVRGTEACACGRTLPLLESLEGRSDDLIRLEDGRTLHALQVLRRLRDAAGEDRVQLVQQAPRRFLVRVVNDSGGEREAVAGRLTVEIGALIGERCDVAIEWVDVLPTEANGKTRMVISHVSP from the coding sequence GTGAAGGCCAGTCTGCCATCGCGGATCGCGTGGTCGGCGTACACGTTCGCGCAGGCGCGTCGGGAAACGCGCATTCCCTGGCTGCCGACCGAGCGACTGCTGACAATCCAGCGCCGCCGGGTGCAGCACATCGTCCGTTACGCGCAGCGACACGTGCCATTCTACCGCGACGCGATGGCGACGCTGGGACTTCGGCCCGACGAGTTCCGCGACGCCGACGACCTCGCCCGGTTGCCCTTGATTGACGGCGCAACCTACGGCGCGGATCCCGCGCGTTTCCAGTCGACGGACGAGCGCCTCGGCGATGTCCTGACGATCAGTTCCAGTGGTACGACCGGCCGCACGAAGGCCTTCCGCTATGACGGCCGGGCCCTCGTGCTGGCCCTGGCGCACGGGCATCGTCAGCGGCATGTGCTCGCGCATTTCACTGGCCGCCTCGCAGGGTACCGCGAGCTCAACCTGCAGCGGGACGGATCGGTCTCCACCCAGATCCGGAACTACTACGAGGAGCACCTGTGGACACCGCGGCGTGTCGACCTGACGCGCGAGTCGCTGACCCCCGGGGAGTTGCCGCTTGCGGCGGAAGTGGCGCGGATCAATGCGTTTCGCCCCGATGTCATCATCGGCTACGGTTCGTATCTGGGCGCTCTCTACCGGTCGATCAACGCTCGCGGGCTGACGATGCACACGCCCACGGTGCTCGTGTATGGCGCCGACGGCATGGCCGCCGCCGACCGTCGCTACATCGAACAGCAGCTCGGGATTCCCGTGGTGTCGATGTACCAGTCCACCGAATCGCTGCGCATCGGATTCCAATGCGAACGGCGACAGGGACTGCATCTGAGCATCGATGCGGTCGCCGTGCGCGTCGTCGATACGGACGGTCGCACGGTGGCGCCTGGCGAGGCGGGGCACGTGGTGCTCTCCAATCTCACCAATCGCGCGACGGTGCTGCTCAACTATCGGCTGGGCGACGTGGCCGTGCGCGGTACCGAAGCCTGCGCGTGCGGTCGCACGCTGCCGTTGCTTGAATCGCTGGAAGGCCGGTCCGACGACCTGATCCGCCTTGAGGACGGCCGGACGCTGCACGCGCTCCAGGTTTTGCGGCGGCTGCGCGACGCGGCGGGCGAGGACCGGGTGCAGCTCGTTCAACAGGCGCCGCGACGTTTCCTCGTGCGCGTGGTCAACGACAGCGGCGGCGAGCGGGAGGCGGTGGCCGGCCGGCTGACGGTGGAGATTGGCGCGCTGATCGGTGAGCGATGTGACGTCGCGATCGAGTGGGTTGACGTGCTGCCAACCGAGGCCAATGGCAAGACGCGCATGGTCATCTCGCACGTCTCGCCGTGA